TAGGCAGGGTAAGGACTTGTGGAAATTCAAAGATGTAGTACCTATgatcattaaaagaaaataaggtgCTTTCATGcttccatttttctatttcttgtgaATCCCTTCCTTACAAAGTGTTCTGTTTCCATAAGGTTAGGCATAGAGACTAGCTAAAATACATCTTGAACAAAAGTCCAAGTCCGGCTGGTAAATTCCATTCAGTGTGATCAGCAGCTGTTAAGTTACACTTTGGAGAGCTCGGGGAAAGAAAATACTGTTATGTGGTTCAGGAATACATTAGAAATGAGACCTAAGACTGCCTCCCTTCTGCATAACTACCTCTCCCTTGCCCACTGCTAAGTCTCCACAGATTGGTTCTTACAAGGAATGAAGATGCAGCTCTTTGAAAGAGATACCAATGGTATAACATCAACACATTCCCAACACACCAAAGCCACATTAGTGCAGAAGTGCTGCAGTGAAATATTGGTAAGAATGGGCACTATTTAGACATCAGCCAGTTCCAGGATAATGTAGGATCCACCAGAACATTCTAACACAGGAGTCAGCAAACCTTTCCTATAAAGATGCACAGCATAAATATCTTAGGATCGTGGGCTGGATGGGCATGACTGTCTCCCAAGCAAATTTTATTCACAAGAAGAGGCCGGTTGGATTTggcagtttgctgacccctggtctaCTAGAACTTAGCTTCCATAGATTGGACTGAGTGACATTTAATGGGTGACAAATAAGAAAGAATGAGATGGTAAAAGACTGATGGATTTAATGACAAATATTCCATATTGGTTGCTGAACACCAGAATGCTGTCCAAGGAACCATCATTAAATAAAAGGCAAATCTCACATACACAAGCACACGCTCACACAAAACCTGTTACTTTTAGGATCATTAAATTATTCACTATTTTAACAAACAGCTGTAAAATAACATTACAGTGAAGGAAAATGTGCACAAACTTCTGCACAAATTGTGTGCACAGAAACACCATTCAGATTGTCTATAAACACAGGTTCTTAATTTGTACTTTTTCACATATGTACAGCCTCTTGATCTTGAAGAGACCATATGGCTCAAGGGGTTAACGTCTCATCTTCTCCTTCCAACTCAGATTTAATTAAGCCATTTCACCATTGAAACTGCTCCAGGTTTTGCTCAGTAACGGACAGTCTGTACTTGACCAGCCTCCCCAAAAAACAGATGATACACTTGCTTCCACCATCATTAATGAGTTGGTGGAAGGAGTCTTCAGATTAACACTTTGAAGGGTGAACCACAGTTAACAGGGTCTGCTTAAGAAATTCTattattctaaaattagataCAAGAAACAACCTCCTGAATGCATTTAGACTCACTTAGTGAAGCTATGTTCCctgaagaattttaagaaaaatggaaTCACATTTTAAATGCACATGAAAGTAGGGTGTTGGTGTTTGGACTGTTTTCTTCTGCTAAGGGACTTGTCCATAGAAGGGATACTGAAGCAATAGCTGGCTCCTTATCTGTGGCAACAGAAAGAACAAGAGAGGTCAATGAAGTCTAAAGACTTCCACTGCCACGAAATTATTTTACATTAGCTTCAATCTCCTCTCGCCATTAACCCTTTCTTGAAAGCTCCTAATATGTTACATACTTGATGTAGATGAGGCTCTGTAATAGTATAACAGTGCAAAAAAGGCCAAATAGTTCATAAAGTGTATAATCAACCATGAATAATCAAAAGTTGGATGCAATTTCATAGGCACGGACTTGAGAGAACTTAAAACAGCTGGAAGAGGTAGACGTgtgtaaaaaaacacaaagaaataaaatacctacaaattGGGTGTATTATTTTCAGGTGAGTCTTACACTTTGAATTCAGACTACAAGAGTCAGAACAAATATTGGACACTTGCTTTGCTCACATTACcttaactaaaagaaaataaatgaattagtatCTTCCAAAACCATGTTTTCAGGCATTATACAAGCCCAAaattctcaggattgttttaagtgtttttaaaacaacaaagacATGCTTTCTTACAGTCCCCAAAGAGGTTCTTTGTTAGAATACAACTGATCAAGTATAAATTACCAGCATCCATGGAAAGTTTgctaaagcagtcttaagagttttttttttcccttcaagtgTGTGTCCAACAGTTTGTGAAGATACTTCCATGAAAAAATACAGGGTAACAATCCCTAGTGAAGAAAACAGTATTGTTTTCCACAACTCTAACTTCTAAAGGCTAACCTAGGGGAGGGATTTTCAGTATGGGTAACTGAAATCTATACAAGTCATCTAACCACAACCTTCTACTAGAAATAGGACATACCTAGGATACCCTAACTATGTGACAAAGACCAGCTTTGTCAACAAGGACATCTTTGGCCCTTCTAGACTAGCCTTAAGTTTTCCATCAAGCATAAGAATTTTCAGTGTCTTTATTTGATTATATAAATCAAGACAGGTTAAGTCTTCCTAGCAGCTGGGCGAGAGAGCACAAAAGGTCAAACTACACCTGTCCACACTATCATCATCCCAGGCCTTCCTAAGACAGGGGTCATAATACTGATCTACCTCACAAAGATGCGAGAAACAACTGACAATCATTAAAAAGCATAAAGCACTTCACAAATATATAAGTGCTCTTTTGGCATTTATTTATATAACCAGCAGAAAACATTCAATGCTTGTGCTATTTGGCAATTTTGAATTTACACTTGTCCCTGCTCATGTCCTCCTTCTGTAAAGCCTTGAGCTTTCTAGTACCTCcccatgtaggaaaaagaaatgtctactcagaCTTGAGCTCCTATCAGTATGGATGGAAGTGGGGGTTGGATTTATCTCACCCATTTCTACACAGGGGGACAGGTACAGAGATAAAAAAGTGAGGGCAAATGAGACAGAGGAGCCTGGTGCCTTAACACGTGAACATTTGCTTTCCTGGATTTCTCACATAAGGCCAGCAAAACTCCGAGCTAATTAACTTTTGAAGCAGGTCACTGGGCCAACTGTTCATGGTCTGAGGTTCTCTCAAAACAAGCTTCAAGCTGGCCTGGGTAAGAAAAAGTCAGACATTACTGGGACTGTTCCACTTCCCTGCACTTAAAAGATCACAAGTGGGACCTGAAAGAAAGAGTAGGCCTAGCACACTCCTAAACCCAGGAAAGGGTCTGGTCTTCCACACAGACCACCTTGACCCAGCACGAAACTAGAGAAGTTTGAAAGAAGAAGCAAAGAACGAGGAACAGGACCTCCCAGATGTGAAAAAGTTGTTACAAATTAATTTCCAAACCTCAGAAGTTGTGCCCTTGAAGTGAGAGTTTGTAGCTTTTCGGCCCAGTCTCCCCTGGATGCCTCAAAATAGCAGCTAACTGTGGctcagagaaaggaagggaagattATAGAAAACATCCCCTCCCACAGGACTGATGAGGGTCCCCTCTGCATGGAACTACAGCTGATGTCGGGGACAGGACAAACAGTGGCTTAACAGCCTTAACAGCCGGGGAGAGGGGGAAGAGCAGGCAGGATAGAATTATTCACACCCATCTGCCTGTTAATTTTAACCCATTACACTCTCTCCAACCATACCCTCTCCCCGCTGATTGCGCGGGCCATCTCAGCCCAACCTAGTGACCTGCCTTCAGGTCGCCTccccgacccccacccccacccccaccccttgaaAGCCCCTTTCCCAAGGTCCTCAAAGTTCGGGCTCCTCTGTGCTCTTCCCCTCCCTACAGCGTGTACTTTAAGTCATCATGCTCAAGCACACTTCCCAAACATTTCTTCGCCGGGGAGGAGCCAGGTGAAAATACAGTATCCCAACAGAACAACTTTTACTCAACCATCCCCTTGAAGATTCCCACCACCAAAAGGCTCCCCAGTCACTGTCAGACTGTCCCTCCCACTCCTTCCCTCATCTTGCTATAGGGTCTGTCCCCAGGACATCTATTCCCCACAAGGCCTCCTGCGGCTCTGCCCCTAGCACAGGTGCAGCTTCTGATGCTGCGCGAGGTGCGTCTTGTAGCGGAAACCCTTGCCACAGCCCGCGCACTTGTGCGGCTTGTTGCCGGTGTGGATGCGGCGGTGGCGGATCAAGTGCGAGCTCTGGATGAAGCTCTTGCCGCACTCAATGCACGTGTAGGGCTTCTCGCCCGTGTGCGTGCGCTGGTGCTGTGTGAGCGTGGAGAAGTCGCTGAAGCGCTTCTCGCACTGGCCGCAGCGGAAGGGCTTTTCGCCCGTGTGCACGCGCAGGTGGTTCACCAGGTGCGAGTTGCGCCCGAAGCCCTTGCCGCACTCGCGGCACACGTAGGGCCGCTCGCCCGAGTGCGTGCGCTTGTGCGTGAAGAGGTGCGAGCTGACGCTGAAGGTCTCGCCGCACTCGGAGCACATGTAGGGCTTCTCGCCCGTGTGCACGCGCTGGTGCTTCACCAAGTCCGAGCGCCAGCTGAAGCGCTTGCCGCACTCGCTGCAGCCGTGGGGTTTCTCGCCCGTATGGATGCGCTGGTGGTTGGCAAGGTGCGAGCGGCGCACGAAGCCCTTGCCGCACTCCCCGCAGGCGAAGGGCCGCAGCGCCGCCGCCTCCGCGCCACTGGCCGCCGCGTGCGCGCGCCGGTGACTCAGCAGGTGCGAGCTGAGGCTGAAGGCCTCGCCGCACTCTGGGCACGGGTAGGGCTTCTCTCCGGTGTGCAGGCGCCGGTGCTTGAGCAAGTCGGCACGCCAGCTGAAGCTCTTGCCGCAGTCGGCGCACAGGTTCGGCCGCTCGCCGGTGTGCAGGCGCAGGTGGTTGGTCAGGTAGGTGTTGCGACTGAAGCCCTTGCCGCACTCCCCGCAGCGGAACGGCTTCTCACGCGGGTTTCGGGCCAGTGCGGGCGCCGCCCCAAAGCCCCCCGTCCCGCCCACACCCATCAGCCCCACCATCGCGCCACACTCGCCCGCCAGGCCGAAAGGCTCCAGTCCTGCCGCGGTGGCCGCCTCCGCCAGGCGGTGCATGCGCTGGTGCTGCAGGAAGGCAGCGCCCGGGCTGAAGCTCTCCCCGCAGTCGGGGCAGATGGTGGGTGCGTCCATGATGCTGGCCACCAGGCTGTCGAGCTCCCCGAGGTCCACGGCCACGGGGTGGTGGAGCCGGCGGAAGCGGTGGTGCGCGGGCTGGTCAGCCCTGTGCCGACCCCCCAAGGAGAGGTGCCGCCGCCAGGGAAGAGCGGGATGGGACGCCtgaccctcttcctcctccagccgGTTCTCCCCAGCgctctccacctcctcctcttcgCCGGGGCTCCGGGAAATGCTGTCGGACTCAGACAGTCCTGGGAACATCGCCATCTCGGCGACACCGGATTGGTAATCATCTTCCTCACGGAAAGCAGCCCCTTCTTCCTCACTCAGCAGCCCCTCTGCAACAGAAAAGGTGGCAGTGGGGGTGACTATACATGGTGCTTAGAAGGTAAACCCAGAGGAAGCCAGTCTCAGTAACTACTGAGTGTGAGCCTCAGAGTGAGCCAGGCCAAACTTTGCTCTCCAAGGTCCCTGGGACTCCAGCCTTCTTCCCACCTGGTGCTCCTGGGGAAGGCCTAAAGGCCAGCGTgctccaaacctgtggagaactCACCTGGAGCCTAGGCCTGCCAGGCCCTCAGGCAGCTGTCTCTGGCCCAGGTCCCAACCACTGTACTCCATAGCTCAGCAGAATGAGCTAAAGGCCTGACAGCCTTTGAGTGGTTATGCCTGGACCAGATAGGGCTCCGGAATTCAGGAGAGATTCGCTTACTCTAAGAGCTACCAATGTCCTTCAAGGCCCTGGCCTCAAAAGACAAGAGCATTCCAGTCAACCACAAGAAAAAGCACCTGCTTAACCAGACCATAGACTGAGTTTAAAAATTTGATTAGTCTACAACAGCTCAAATGGAACAACAAACCAAACACAATCCAATTTAAGGGCTTTTCAAGGTGAGGGGAGTGAAGGGGCAGGGGCATAGGGGGAAAAGGAGAAGTGAGCCCAGGGCCCAGAGCTGGTATGCCCAGCATAGAGCGTGATGCAGTACATACAactgtctgtctctggctgcttatCCCCAAAAAGGGCACTCCAGAAAGTTATTGAAATATGAAAGACTGTGTGTTGAGTGTTCACTTCAGAGGAGGGCAGCAGGGAGGCTGGAAGGTGTCACTGAAGGGATATAGTATCACAGTCTTGGCCATGAAGTATTTCAGACCATTTCTGTCTCCAAGGCACACACAGCAATAAAGCAATGACTGCCCGAAGATGGAGACAAGGTATAGATGAAGGTCCAGCATTTACTCTTTCCAGGTCAAGAATAGCAAGGGAGTTAGCAGAGACCTAGCACTTTGGGTGTTAGGCACAAGAACTTGGACAGATCACTCACCACCACATTGCTTATCTGCAAATTGAAATGATGGGTGTAACTAAACATTTTGATACTTGGTTTACTCAGTACTATGCTAAGTCTTTATATGTGGCAACTCGTCTAACTCTCCCAACACCCAATGAAGTAGGTTCTAACATTACCTGTGTTCCCTCTTGTGTTGTTACAAATGTTAATTTACAGCAGTATTCTGTGTACTGTAAAGTGCTCTGCCAGTGAATTACCCCCTTCACCCATGTTTCCCAGCACAGCCCACCCCATACTGGACTGAAGAAAAGAATGCTCCTCAGTCTTCGGATGGTACAGAATCTGCTTAATGGTCTCCCCTAAAGACCTCCTTTGCAAAGAAGGCTGCCCCTGGTTACGGCTATAGAGGAGCTGAAAATAAACGTGAGTAGGGCAACCCCTGGTTACGGCTATAGAGGAGCTGAAAATAAACGTGAGTAGGGCAACTGCCATGGAAATTCCAGCTTGCTTCTCACCTGCACAGATGTCAGACACCAGTTCCCTCTCCTCTGAGTCCCCTCTTAGAGCTTCATCCCGTGTGTCGGGGCCCATCTCCTGCTCCGGCTGACCTCttttgtctgtgtcctgtggATTAGAGCCCATTCCTCTTTCTTCCAGGTCCCCTTCCCTGTCTTCAGAATTCTCAAAATCAGAGCCCATCCCTTTGTCTTCTGCGTCCTGGGCCTCACATACACCCTGTGTATCTTCTTTTTCCATCTGAAAGAACAGGACAAGGGAGGTGCAGGGTTACCTGCTCCAGTCAAAACACAGATAAAGGTCATATCAGTCTGGTCTCATCCCCTCACCATGTCTGGCTTTGATTTCCCTGAAAATCAGTGGCATAGTCCAATAGAACGTATAGAGTTCGAAGCCCCAGATGGCAAATCTCTGCTCTAACCCACGTTTTAAGATAAGTAGAACCAAAATGCAAAAGAAGCTGCTTTGGATGGCAGTGTGGCAACTCAGTTTGAGGCCACACACCAACTCTTTCTGGACTACAATTTGCTCTACTTTATGAAGTAGATTATTCTGCCAACATGGCTTTATAGCTTTAACAGTGGGGTAACAgtggtattcccattttacagctgaaaaCACTTGAAGCTCAAAAAGAAGACCCTGCTAGGCTTGTAAGTAGTCAAGTGGGACTAAACCAATCCCACTTTTTCATTAGTTTATTTGTTAGTATATGCACATTAGCATATTCACATGTGCTGCCTCAAAGTCCATGTGTCCCTTACTCTTAATTAAAGCTTGCCCTCCTCtaaatacatgtaatttttatttgtcaattctaTCTAAATAAAGCTGGGGTGGGAGAGCTTGCCCTCTTCAAGCCTACAATAATCTCGTGAGGATTTCTGCTAACTATGGGTGGGCATCTAAGGAGCCAGagggaaaatatattcaagacACAAGAATAACAAGCATGAGTATACAAACTTCTTATCTAAGACCATGTCACCAACAGCAGCACCAACCTGGCTTTGTGGTGAGATCTGCTGCTTCATGTGAGCAGTGAGCCAAAGATACTCAAGCTTTAGTGGGTCTGTTGGGGATAGAAGCAATGCAGGAACCCTCTACATTAGAAGTCATCTCTGTAGCCTTATTACATCAGTTTGCCTTATGTACTTTAATTGTAGAGAACCCTTAATAGGAACATGCCCCTGGCCTGTCTGGTAACCCCTCTACCAAATGGGCCAAAATGGGAATTGTGGGGAGAAAATTACATCAGATTTCAAAAATTTTTGTAGATGTCAGGTTTACATTTTAAGGCCCTCTGTCAAGATTGTGCACTTGAGCCAAAAATAATTCACTTTGCCATCCATCACTCCTACAGCATAGCTCAAGGCAGCAA
The sequence above is a segment of the Manis pentadactyla isolate mManPen7 chromosome 4, mManPen7.hap1, whole genome shotgun sequence genome. Coding sequences within it:
- the ZNF697 gene encoding zinc finger protein 697 isoform X1; this encodes MEKEDTQGVCEAQDAEDKGMGSDFENSEDREGDLEERGMGSNPQDTDKRGQPEQEMGPDTRDEALRGDSEERELVSDICAEGLLSEEEGAAFREEDDYQSGVAEMAMFPGLSESDSISRSPGEEEEVESAGENRLEEEEGQASHPALPWRRHLSLGGRHRADQPAHHRFRRLHHPVAVDLGELDSLVASIMDAPTICPDCGESFSPGAAFLQHQRMHRLAEAATAAGLEPFGLAGECGAMVGLMGVGGTGGFGAAPALARNPREKPFRCGECGKGFSRNTYLTNHLRLHTGERPNLCADCGKSFSWRADLLKHRRLHTGEKPYPCPECGEAFSLSSHLLSHRRAHAAASGAEAAALRPFACGECGKGFVRRSHLANHQRIHTGEKPHGCSECGKRFSWRSDLVKHQRVHTGEKPYMCSECGETFSVSSHLFTHKRTHSGERPYVCRECGKGFGRNSHLVNHLRVHTGEKPFRCGQCEKRFSDFSTLTQHQRTHTGEKPYTCIECGKSFIQSSHLIRHRRIHTGNKPHKCAGCGKGFRYKTHLAQHQKLHLC
- the ZNF697 gene encoding zinc finger protein 697 isoform X2, with amino-acid sequence MGSDFENSEDREGDLEERGMGSNPQDTDKRGQPEQEMGPDTRDEALRGDSEERELVSDICAEGLLSEEEGAAFREEDDYQSGVAEMAMFPGLSESDSISRSPGEEEEVESAGENRLEEEEGQASHPALPWRRHLSLGGRHRADQPAHHRFRRLHHPVAVDLGELDSLVASIMDAPTICPDCGESFSPGAAFLQHQRMHRLAEAATAAGLEPFGLAGECGAMVGLMGVGGTGGFGAAPALARNPREKPFRCGECGKGFSRNTYLTNHLRLHTGERPNLCADCGKSFSWRADLLKHRRLHTGEKPYPCPECGEAFSLSSHLLSHRRAHAAASGAEAAALRPFACGECGKGFVRRSHLANHQRIHTGEKPHGCSECGKRFSWRSDLVKHQRVHTGEKPYMCSECGETFSVSSHLFTHKRTHSGERPYVCRECGKGFGRNSHLVNHLRVHTGEKPFRCGQCEKRFSDFSTLTQHQRTHTGEKPYTCIECGKSFIQSSHLIRHRRIHTGNKPHKCAGCGKGFRYKTHLAQHQKLHLC